GTGTCGCACCATCGTTCTGGCATTTCAAGGCATTCTCACATTCCTGCGCGGGCCACATGGTGCCTGTGGGTGATGCCTTGCCGCCGCCGGCCGGTCTGGTTTGAAAACCCCGGGAGGCTTACATACAGTCGGCTTTCCCTTGTCCGAGCCACTTGCACACCCTGCTGATCCACCACGAGGCTTGTTCATGGCTGCCCTGCTTTCTGCGCCCTCAAAATCAGCCACAATGCCGCCAACCGCCGTTGGGAAGGACCAGGCGTTGGTGTGGACGAGCTGGGCGACCCTGTTGGCGCTCGTGGTGTTTGCCCTGTGCAGTGGGCAGGTCTATGCGCCTCCCGTGGCGCGCCTGACAGAGCCGGAAGCACTGACCCGCGCCGAACGTCTGCTGGAGCGTCTGCGCCCAGCCGACCTCTCCGGTGTGCCGCTGGCGGCGTACCAGAGAGCCGGGCAGTGTCAACGGCATCCGGTTGATTTGGCCCGGTGGGAGTTTGCTTTTCTGGCGCCGGACAGGAGCCACCTGTACCGCCTGACGCTGAATGCCACCGGCGACTTCCGGTACTTCGCTGTTTATCGGCGTCGCCCGGCAGTGGAAGCCGCCGCCGCGTTCAATGAGGCTGCCGTACGTCAGCAGTCCGAAGTCTGGCGGGACTTTCTCAGAGCGGAAGCCGGAATCACCCCGGTGCCTGTGACCGAAGCGCCACCGCCCGTCCGGGAAAGTCCCTTTCCAGGTTCGGTCCGGGACATCCTGCGGCGTTGGAAAACCGATCATGCGCAGTGGGCCTTTGTGGAAGTCAGCTTCGACCAGCAGGGGCTTCAATCCCTGGGGGTGACACCGGCGGAGACACCACGCCCTACCGGAGGCAGCGTTTGGGGTGGTGTCCTTGTCATCGGGTTTCTCGCGCTGGTTTTCTGGCTTCCCTGGCTCCTGGTGTTTGTGCGTGGGATTGCCCGCCGTGAAATGGGATCGCTCACCACGCTCGTTACAAGCGGGGTCCTGGCGACGCTGCTGATGCTTTGGCTCACAACGCTTCTGGGGGTTACATTGGTCACACACTTTGCCTGGCTGAACCCGTCCATCTCGGAGGAGGGATTTGTTGTCCTGCTGTCAGATGCCGGCTATCGGTGGGTGATCTTTTTCATCACTTTGCTGGTGGCGGCGGGCGTGTCGCTGGGGGCGCTGGGTGTGGGGCTGGTTTCTCTGGCCGTGACGGAGTCTTACGACTGGAAGCGCCAGCGGCAGTTGCTGGGCGATGTGTATCGCCTGACGCGCCGGGGCGGCCTGACGCCCTTGCAAATGCTGCGGCTCAGTGTGGGGAGCGTCGCGCTGGCATCGTGGGTGCTGGCGCTGGAAACCGGCGTCCAGTGGATAACCGGGCAGCCTCTCCTTCCCTGGCATGAGTTTGCTGTCTGGTCGCAAAGTCTGGCTATCGGGCGGTGGCCGGGTTGGAAAATCATCGGCGAATGCCTGGCCGACGTATGGCTGATGACCATCTGGCTGCTGCCCCTGGTGGCCTTTGCCCGCGACCGCCTTCAGGATCGTTCCACGGGACTGGCGGTTGGAGTGCTGTTGGGCTTGATGGGTTTGCCCTTCGTCATCGGCGACTGGGCCATGGCCTTAGGCTATGCCCTGCTGGTCACGGGACTGGTCTGGGCGCTGCTGAACTATGGCTGGCTGGCCGTTGTGTTTGGCCAGCTTCTGGTAGGCGGGCTGTTTCCTCTGCTGTGGGGGCTGCGGTTTCCAAATGGTTTCGAGCCGGCGTTTCTGCTGGGTGGGATGCTCATCATCCTGCCGCTTGGGTTCCTCATCGGGTTTCGCCGGCCGGCGCGCCGCCTGCGAAAAGAGACTTTCGATCTCGCCCCTCGGTACATCCGCGATCGCCTCCGCCTCGAACGCTGGCGCGAAGACCGCGAAGTGCGGTGGCTGATTCACTGCAACCTGCTGCCGCCCTCCGGTTTTCGGGATGAGCGGCAGCGCGTCCTTGCCGAGTACGCCCACCTGCCCGAACAGGGCCAGGAGTGGTTTATCGTGCTGCCGTTGGGTCCGGAGCGGATTGGCGTGGGGATTGGGGAAGTGAGCGGACAGGAACTCCAGGCTTCCCTGCTGGTGGCGATTGTACTGGCGGCCATCCGGTCCAAGGCGGCCCACTATGCAGACTGTCCAGCGCAGGTCATCGAGCGCCTCAATGACTTTTTATCCCCCCGCTTGCGGGCGATTGGTTCGCAGGTCCGGCTGCTGTACGGTATCGCCGATTTCCGCACGGGTGAGTTTATCTACTGTAATGCCGGCTATGTTGCGCCGGTGGTGCTGCGACCGCGTGCGGGGGAAAAGCCGTCGCCCTCCAGCCTGACGGGGGCGCGGAACAGTGCGCTGGACGGCCGCACGGACCTGCGGTTTACCGAAAATCGGGTGTGTCTCGAACGGGGGAGCCGGGTAGTGCTGATGAGTGACTGGCTGGCTGAAGTTCAGGGGCTGGAGTCTGATGCGCCCGACCTTGCCTCACGCTACGAAACCCTGTTGGCGTCTCTGGATGAACCGCCGGAGGGCAACCTGCCACGTGCCGTAATTGACTATGCGCGTGAGCGCCTTCAGCCACCGCCCGGTGAATCGTTTGCCAAGTCCCCGGCTGAGACTGAAATCACCGTCGTCTGCCTCACCTTCTAAGCCTGGGGAAGGCATCCGCCGGGTCACCGGCCGTGTGATTCGGCAGCGGCGCGCTGTCTGCTCTTGCCGTGGGTACGCCAAACAAGTACCTTGCGTGGCCGGGCATGTGGCTTGTCTGGTGTGGCCGTGGCCCGTGATTGCACCCCTTCCCGGAGATGTTGCCGCAATGTCTTTCCTCGATCAGATGACCAAAGAACTGCTCAAGCGGTACGGACGCCTTGCCTTGGGCAAGCCGTTTGCCCCGGTTTTCCTCAACATTCTGGCGACGTCCGTCTGTGACATGCGCTGTGTCCACTGCTTTTTCACCGAAGAACTGGATGACAAAGAGCGCAAAAAGAACCAGATGAAAACGGAAAACATCGTCCGGGTCAGCGAGACCCTGGGGGGGAATCTCTCCGTGCTGGTCATTGCCGGCGGCGAACCGTTCACCCGCCTCGACCTGCCGGATATTGCCCGGGCGTTTTACGAAAACAACCAGCTTGAATCCATCTACCTGATGTCCAACGGGCAAATCCAGAAGCGCATTCTGCCCGATGTCGAACGCATCCTGACCGAGTGCCCGAAACTTCACGTCACCGTGGCGCTGGGCCTTGACGGACTCGAAGCCGACCACGACCGGATTCGGCAGAAACCGGGCAGTTGGGCGCGGGCCATTGACACGGCACGGCAGCTCCAGAAACTGAAGAAAAGCCTGGCGCGGCTCGACGTACAGACCTGCACGTGCGTGATGAACTCGAACCAGGACCGGCTGTTCGAGTGGTATGACTTTCTCAAGCACGACCTCCGGCCGGACAAAATCAACGTCAACTACATCCGTCCGCCGGCGGCCCGCCCCGAAGAACTCAACATTGATCTTGAGCGTTACCGGCGGTTGTCCCAGATGATCCTTGAAGATTCGCGCAGCGGACAGGCCAAGAACGTGTACGGCGGGCCGAATGGCGCCTTCAAGGCTGCCGTGGACATCTACATGCACGAACTCATCGCCAAAACCCAGGAAGAGAAAAAAGCCCAGCTCCGGTGTTTTGCCGGTACAGCCGGCGGCGTCATCTACGACGAAGGCACGGTGTCGAGCTGCGAAAACCTGCCGCCCATCGGCAACCTGCGGGATTACGACTGGAATTTTTCGGCCCTGTGGTACTCCGAAGCCATGCAGATGCGGCGCGCGCGGGTCAAGGACGGCTGCTTCTGTACGCACGAAAGCAACTGCTACTACCCATCGCTGGCGTTCAATCCGAAGCACCTGGTCAAGATCAAGCGTCTCGAACGCGACATCATTGCCGCCCGCAAGCGGGTCGAAGCCGTTGAACAGCAGGCAACCGTCGCCACGGCTTCATCCTGAACCGCACGGCATGTTCAACCTGGTGTGAAAGGCACAGCGGCGGCAGGAAGCGTCTTCCGGCCGCCGTTGCTCTGTTGTGTGTGCTTCCGGTGATTCGTTTTTGCCGGGGGCCTGTGCCTGACCGGTTTGACGGCCGGGTTGCACACCTGCCGTCGGGTTCGTCATAATCGGCTGCGGCTGGTGGCTGTTCCGCCACCTCTTCCGAAGTCACTCCAGGTTGGAATTTTGGGGTTTGTCCGATGCGTACCTTTCGCCGCTATGCCCCATCCCTTCGTTTGCGGGTCGCTCTGACCTGCCTCCCGTTGCGGCGGCGGGCCGATCTTTTTGCTGACTAGCCTTCCTTGGAAATCGGTTGCTCTGTCTGTCACACGCCGGCCGCACCAGGCCTGCCGGTTGCCCTTATTGCCGATGCCTTTTTCCAAGGAGGTCATCATGTCAGCCGCGATTCCAACGCTTACCAAATTCCCGCAGCTCATCACGGAACTGCCCGGCCCGAAGGCCCGGGCCATCGTTGAACAGGACCATCGCTACGTTTCGCCGAGTTATACACGCCCTTACCCGCTGGTCATCGAGCGCGGCTGGGGCGCGATGATTCAGGATGTGGACGGCAATGTGTTTTTGGACTTCAATGCCGGGGTCGCTGTGCTGGCGACGGGCCATGCCCACCCGGAGATTGTGGCCGCGATTGCCAAACAGGCGGCGGAGTTTGTCCACATTGCCGGGGCGGATTACTACTACCCACAACTTGCGGCTCTGGCCGAGCGGCTCCAGACGGAAACGCCGGGGGATTTCCCCAAGCGGGTTCACTTTGGTAACTCCGGCGCAGAGGCCGTCGAATGCGCCCTCAAGGTGGCGATGTATGCCACCCGGCGCACGAAGTTCATCGCCTTTTTCAACAGCTTTCACGGGCGGACGATGGGGGCGCTGTCGCTCACCTCTTCGCGGGCGGCCCAGCGGTTGGGCTTCGGCCGCGCGGCGCTCGATGTCACCCATATCCCCTATGCCAACTGTCTGCGCTGCGCCTACGGCAAAACGCCTGACACCTGCCAGGTGGAATGTGTGAAGGTCATCGAAGAGCGGCTGTTCAAAACCACCTGCCCGAAGGAAGAAGTCGCCGCCGTCGTGGTCGAGGCGGTACAGGGCGAAGGCGGCTACGTCGTTCCCCCGGCCAAGTTTCACCACGAACTGCGCCGGCTGTGCGATGAGCACAACATCGTCCTCATCGTGGATGAGGTTCAGTCCGGCATGGGACGTACCGGGAAGATGTTTGCCATCGAGCACTTTGGGGTTGTCCCGGACGTGCTGTGCGCGGCCAAGGGGATTGCGTCGGGGCTGCCGCTGAGCGCAACCGTGGCGCGGGCTGACCTGATGAACTGGCACGTCGGCGCGCATGCTTCGACCTTTGGCGGCAATCCCGTCGCCATTGCCGCTTCGCTCAAGACCTTTGAACTGCTCCACAACGGCCTGCTCAGGAACGCGGCCGAAATGGGCGAACGCATGCTGGGCGGACTGCGCCTGGTGCAGGCAAAGTATGCCGACCGGATTGCCGACGTGCGCGGATTGGGCCTGATGATTGGCGTCGAGTTTGTCACTGACCGGCGCAGCCTGACGCCTGATCCTGAACTCCGCAACCGCATCGAGCAGGAGTGTTTCCGCCGCGGCCTC
This window of the Chloracidobacterium sp. N genome carries:
- a CDS encoding acetyl ornithine aminotransferase family protein: MSAAIPTLTKFPQLITELPGPKARAIVEQDHRYVSPSYTRPYPLVIERGWGAMIQDVDGNVFLDFNAGVAVLATGHAHPEIVAAIAKQAAEFVHIAGADYYYPQLAALAERLQTETPGDFPKRVHFGNSGAEAVECALKVAMYATRRTKFIAFFNSFHGRTMGALSLTSSRAAQRLGFGRAALDVTHIPYANCLRCAYGKTPDTCQVECVKVIEERLFKTTCPKEEVAAVVVEAVQGEGGYVVPPAKFHHELRRLCDEHNIVLIVDEVQSGMGRTGKMFAIEHFGVVPDVLCAAKGIASGLPLSATVARADLMNWHVGAHASTFGGNPVAIAASLKTFELLHNGLLRNAAEMGERMLGGLRLVQAKYADRIADVRGLGLMIGVEFVTDRRSLTPDPELRNRIEQECFRRGLIVLGAGESTIRFSPPLVIDAEQVDCAVEIFSEAIGAALNA
- a CDS encoding PP2C family protein-serine/threonine phosphatase, yielding MAALLSAPSKSATMPPTAVGKDQALVWTSWATLLALVVFALCSGQVYAPPVARLTEPEALTRAERLLERLRPADLSGVPLAAYQRAGQCQRHPVDLARWEFAFLAPDRSHLYRLTLNATGDFRYFAVYRRRPAVEAAAAFNEAAVRQQSEVWRDFLRAEAGITPVPVTEAPPPVRESPFPGSVRDILRRWKTDHAQWAFVEVSFDQQGLQSLGVTPAETPRPTGGSVWGGVLVIGFLALVFWLPWLLVFVRGIARREMGSLTTLVTSGVLATLLMLWLTTLLGVTLVTHFAWLNPSISEEGFVVLLSDAGYRWVIFFITLLVAAGVSLGALGVGLVSLAVTESYDWKRQRQLLGDVYRLTRRGGLTPLQMLRLSVGSVALASWVLALETGVQWITGQPLLPWHEFAVWSQSLAIGRWPGWKIIGECLADVWLMTIWLLPLVAFARDRLQDRSTGLAVGVLLGLMGLPFVIGDWAMALGYALLVTGLVWALLNYGWLAVVFGQLLVGGLFPLLWGLRFPNGFEPAFLLGGMLIILPLGFLIGFRRPARRLRKETFDLAPRYIRDRLRLERWREDREVRWLIHCNLLPPSGFRDERQRVLAEYAHLPEQGQEWFIVLPLGPERIGVGIGEVSGQELQASLLVAIVLAAIRSKAAHYADCPAQVIERLNDFLSPRLRAIGSQVRLLYGIADFRTGEFIYCNAGYVAPVVLRPRAGEKPSPSSLTGARNSALDGRTDLRFTENRVCLERGSRVVLMSDWLAEVQGLESDAPDLASRYETLLASLDEPPEGNLPRAVIDYARERLQPPPGESFAKSPAETEITVVCLTF
- a CDS encoding radical SAM protein is translated as MSFLDQMTKELLKRYGRLALGKPFAPVFLNILATSVCDMRCVHCFFTEELDDKERKKNQMKTENIVRVSETLGGNLSVLVIAGGEPFTRLDLPDIARAFYENNQLESIYLMSNGQIQKRILPDVERILTECPKLHVTVALGLDGLEADHDRIRQKPGSWARAIDTARQLQKLKKSLARLDVQTCTCVMNSNQDRLFEWYDFLKHDLRPDKINVNYIRPPAARPEELNIDLERYRRLSQMILEDSRSGQAKNVYGGPNGAFKAAVDIYMHELIAKTQEEKKAQLRCFAGTAGGVIYDEGTVSSCENLPPIGNLRDYDWNFSALWYSEAMQMRRARVKDGCFCTHESNCYYPSLAFNPKHLVKIKRLERDIIAARKRVEAVEQQATVATASS